One genomic region from Gadus morhua chromosome 9, gadMor3.0, whole genome shotgun sequence encodes:
- the ehf gene encoding ETS homologous factor, with amino-acid sequence MTSATTSTLDSQLFTTWSLNSYSDGSVVVPGGYSGRLWTGECQPQFWSKYQVWEWLQQMMDVYQIDASSMPLHNFDVDGGQLCSMSYQDFLHAAGNVGTVLYHSLAELRLTDPCQSESVHHDVKPTEFDFSCPYPDTVYPSADVCDPSFTSLPPLGSPSSSRTDTKKSHIRTDQVKKHNPRGSHLWEFIRDILLYPERNPGLIKWEDRTEGVFRFLKSEAVAQLWGRRKNNSSMTYEKLSRAMRYYYKREILERVDGRRLVYKFGRNARGWREQET; translated from the exons ATGACCAGCGCTACAACCTCAACCCTCGACAGTCAACTGTTCACCACATGGAGTCTGAACAGCTACTCTGATG GGTCCGTGGTTGTGCCAGGCGGCTACTCGGGCCGTCTGTGGACGGGCGAGTGCCAGCCCCAGTTCTGGAGCAAATACCAGGTGTgggagtggctgcagcagatGATGGACGTGTACCAGATCGACGCCTCCAGCATGCCCCTGCACAACTTCGATGTGGACGGGGGCCAGCTGTGCAGCATGAGCTACCAGGACTTCCTGCACGCGGCGGGCAACGTGGGCACCGTGCTCTACCACAGCCTCGCTGAGCTCAGGCTGACTG ATCCGTGCCAATCAGAGTCAGTACATCATGACGTTAAGCCAACAGAGT TTGACTTCTCGTGTCCATACCCAGACACAGTCTACCCTTCTGCAG aTGTCTGTGATCCCTCGTTTACTTCCTTGCCACCCCTTGGCTCTCCCTCGTCCTCTCGCACAG ACACGAAAAAATCACACATCCGCACGGATCAAGTAAAAAAACACA ATCCGCGGGGCAGCCACCTGTGGGAGTTCATCCGGGACATCCTGCTGTACCCGGAGCGGAACCCGGGCCTTATCAAGTGGGAGGATCGGACGGAGGGCGTGTTTCGCTTCCTCAAGTCGGAGGCTGTGGCGCAGCTATGGGGAAGGCGTAAGAACAACAGCAGCATGACTTATGAGAAGCTAAGTCGAGCGATGAG ATATTACTACAAACGGGAGATCCTGGAGCGAGTGGACGGACGCAGGCTTGTGTACAAGTTCGGAAGGAACGCACGAGGCTGGAGAGAACAGGAGACGTGA